A window of Mycolicibacterium madagascariense genomic DNA:
TTCTCCACCATCAGGTTGTCGGCCGCCACCGCGGCGACCCGGTGGTCGTGCAGCCACGACGCGCACGTCCAATCGAGACCGGCACCCGGCTCGGCCCCGTCGCCGGTCTCCAGAAACCGTGCCCACCAACCGGTTCGGATCAGCACGATGTCACCGGGTGTCACGGAGACGCCCTGCGCCGCGGCTGCCGCGTCGAGCTCGGCGGGCATGATCGGTGCGTCCACGTCGGCGCAGTAGACGGCCTCACCGCGCAGCCGCACCAGGTCGAGCAGCACGCCGCGCGAGGTGATGCCCTTGACGTCGACCTTGTCGATGCCGCAGTGCCGCGCCCCGAGACTCGTCACCGAACTGGCGGGAAATCCGTTGTAGAGCGTGTCGTCGTAGTAGACGTGCGACAGCGCATCCCACTGCGTGGCGGCCTGCAGCGGCATGATGATGAGGTCGTCGTTGAAGCGCATGGGGCCGGCCTCGGAGTAGCCGCTCAGCTGCACCGCGGTCGGGTTCTGCAGCCACGTCGGCCCGTACTCCAACAGGGTCGTGGCGTCACCGCCGTCGACGGTCATCACGTGCATCGGGTTCTGCCGGTAGTGGAACGCCCCCTGGGGGCCCGACGAACCGAAGTCGACGCCGAGTGCGAACACCTCGCCGCGCGTCACCAGAGATGCGGCCTCGGCGACCTTCTCGGCGGTGATGAAGTTCAGCGTGCCGATCTCGTCGTGCTCGCCCCAGCGGCCCCAGTTGCGGACGTCGTCGGCGACGCGCCGGAAGTCCGTCATGCCGGCCATAGCGCGGATCCCTCCATCGTCGCGGCGACGCGCCCGGCGAGGATGCCCCCGTCGACCCAGAGCACCTGCCCGGTCACGAAACCTGCCGCCTGGCTGTTGAGGAAGATCAGCGCGGCGGCCTGCTCGGCGGGATTCGACACTCGACCAAGGGGTTTCGGGAAGCCGTCGAGGTAGTCCTCACCGTAGCGGGACCGCAGCTGATCGAGGATGGGCGTCGCGGTCACCCCGGGCCCGGTGCAGTTGATCCGAATTCCCTTGGCGCCCAGCGGTACCGCGTTGGCCATGGCGTGCAGGATGACCGCCTCCTTGGCGATCCGGTACCCGCCGTCGGCGAGCGCATCGGGGTGATCGTGACACCACTGCACGCCGTCCTCGAACGATGCGGTGCGCAGCAGCGACGCCACCTCGCCCTGGTTCTCGGCGTATCCCGACGCCGCCAGCGACGAGACACTGA
This region includes:
- a CDS encoding coniferyl-alcohol dehydrogenase, yielding MGEFGNLIGYAGRRVVVTGCASGIGAALVGQLVELGADVVGLDVRPPAFELTEFHAVDLSDPTSIDAAVAALDGRVDALFNVAGVSSGIGDPLLVVQIDFLGTRHLTEALIPRMPPGSAIVSVSSLAASGYAENQGEVASLLRTASFEDGVQWCHDHPDALADGGYRIAKEAVILHAMANAVPLGAKGIRINCTGPGVTATPILDQLRSRYGEDYLDGFPKPLGRVSNPAEQAAALIFLNSQAAGFVTGQVLWVDGGILAGRVAATMEGSALWPA
- a CDS encoding cyclase family protein, whose translation is MAGMTDFRRVADDVRNWGRWGEHDEIGTLNFITAEKVAEAASLVTRGEVFALGVDFGSSGPQGAFHYRQNPMHVMTVDGGDATTLLEYGPTWLQNPTAVQLSGYSEAGPMRFNDDLIIMPLQAATQWDALSHVYYDDTLYNGFPASSVTSLGARHCGIDKVDVKGITSRGVLLDLVRLRGEAVYCADVDAPIMPAELDAAAAAQGVSVTPGDIVLIRTGWWARFLETGDGAEPGAGLDWTCASWLHDHRVAAVAADNLMVENPVSGVDGTILPMHMLCLRDMGMMFGEYWDLTALAADCAADGTYAFQLVAPPLRVTGGVGSPLNPIAIK